The following are encoded together in the Gemmatimonadota bacterium genome:
- a CDS encoding glycosyltransferase family 2 protein: MSYLSLIFILLYFLVLFLLAVYGVHRYLMVYLYYKYKDRARPVKPELPGDAAPAVTVQLPLYNEQYVVERLIDAVCRIEYPRDRLEIQVLDDSTDETRDLAARCVERYREAGFDIHYLHRTARTGYKAGALQEGLDVARGAFIAIFDADFIPPPDFLKNTMHLFRDKRVGLVQTRWSYLNRGYSLLTRVQAIMLDGHFVMEHGARNRSGRFFNFNGTAGIWRRESIEAAGGWQHDTLTEDLDLSYRAQLKGQHFVFLEDVSTPSELPVEMNAFKTQQHRWSKGSIQTAKKMLPKVWCSALPFRYKLEATYHLTNNMAYMLMLLLSVLIFPSIVIRVQAGWINSFWIDLPFLCAATVSVSLFYLFAQFEINRDRWKRCLFFLPALMSIGIGICLNNTRAVLEALLNRKSGFQRTPKYGILGGADQTDRWRRLRYRGIRTWLPALELLFALHFGLLIYYTAINGIYPSIPFLFLFFAGYLYVGVASLWPRTASQG; encoded by the coding sequence ATGAGCTATCTTTCGCTGATATTCATTCTCCTGTATTTCCTGGTCCTGTTCCTGCTCGCGGTCTACGGCGTGCACCGTTACCTGATGGTGTATCTGTACTACAAATATAAGGACCGGGCACGGCCTGTAAAGCCGGAACTCCCGGGAGACGCTGCCCCCGCGGTTACCGTGCAATTGCCCCTCTACAACGAGCAATACGTAGTGGAAAGGCTGATCGACGCCGTCTGCCGGATCGAGTATCCCCGCGATCGCCTTGAGATCCAGGTACTGGACGACTCCACCGACGAAACCCGGGACCTGGCGGCCCGCTGCGTCGAACGCTACCGGGAAGCCGGGTTCGACATTCACTACCTGCACCGGACGGCGCGCACCGGATACAAGGCGGGCGCGCTGCAGGAAGGGCTGGACGTAGCCCGGGGCGCCTTCATCGCGATTTTCGACGCCGACTTCATCCCGCCGCCGGATTTCCTCAAGAACACCATGCACCTGTTCCGCGACAAACGGGTGGGCCTGGTTCAGACCCGGTGGTCCTACCTCAACCGGGGCTACTCGCTCCTGACCCGGGTCCAGGCGATCATGCTGGACGGCCATTTCGTCATGGAACACGGCGCGCGGAACCGCTCGGGCAGGTTTTTCAACTTCAACGGAACGGCGGGCATCTGGCGCCGCGAGAGCATCGAGGCCGCGGGCGGCTGGCAGCATGACACCCTGACCGAGGACCTCGACCTGAGCTACCGGGCGCAACTCAAGGGCCAGCACTTCGTATTCCTCGAAGACGTTTCCACGCCCTCCGAGCTCCCCGTGGAAATGAACGCATTCAAGACCCAGCAGCACCGTTGGTCCAAGGGGTCCATACAGACCGCGAAGAAGATGCTTCCGAAGGTGTGGTGCAGCGCGCTGCCCTTCCGCTACAAGCTCGAAGCGACCTACCATCTCACCAACAACATGGCCTATATGCTCATGCTGTTGCTTTCGGTGCTGATTTTCCCGTCGATCGTAATCCGGGTGCAGGCCGGCTGGATAAATTCCTTCTGGATAGACCTGCCTTTTCTGTGCGCGGCCACGGTTTCCGTTTCCCTCTTCTACCTGTTCGCGCAGTTCGAGATCAACCGGGACCGATGGAAGCGGTGCCTCTTTTTCCTGCCCGCGCTCATGTCCATCGGCATCGGCATCTGCCTGAACAACACGCGGGCCGTCCTGGAGGCGCTGCTGAACCGCAAGTCGGGTTTCCAGCGCACGCCCAAGTACGGCATCCTCGGCGGAGCGGACCAGACGGACCGGTGGCGCCGGTTGCGCTACAGGGGAATCCGTACCTGGCTCCCGGCGCTGGAACTGCTGTTCGCCCTGCACTTCGGCCTGTTGATCTACTACACGGCCATCAACGGAATCTACCCCTCCATCCCCTTCCTCTTCCTGTTTTTCGCAGGTTACCTTTATGTCGGCGTGGCCTCCCTGTGGCCGCGGACAGCGAGTCAAGGATAA
- a CDS encoding NupC/NupG family nucleoside CNT transporter, protein MERVIGVFGLFVLVAIAWLLSENRRRLNWRLIGSGLGLQALLALLLLHTAPGQLVFDLARLAINKVIAFSNEGARFVFGDLVETALFGFSVLPMIIFVSSITSILFYLGCIQWIVRQMARVMVRVMGASGSESMAAAANVYLGASTAPLVILPYLKTMTRSEIMAMMTSGMATVAGSVLAAYVALGADAGHLLAASLMSAPAALVVAKIMTPETETSRTLGVVTVDVPKPGVNFVDAACSGASDGLRLALNVAAMLIVAIAFVSLFNWAVGLAPHLGGAPLSLERILGWACAPLALLMGVSWEDAQAVGMLIGKKTILNEFLAYQDLSTMREQLSERSFTIATYALCSFANFGTIAIMIGGIGGLVPERRKDIARFGIRSMIGGALAANMTATVAGLLM, encoded by the coding sequence ATGGAACGCGTGATTGGTGTCTTCGGGTTGTTTGTTCTCGTGGCTATAGCCTGGCTGCTGTCGGAGAACCGGCGCCGTCTGAACTGGCGGCTCATCGGAAGCGGCCTGGGCCTGCAGGCCCTGCTGGCCCTGCTCCTCCTGCACACCGCGCCGGGCCAGCTGGTATTCGACCTGGCCCGCCTGGCCATCAACAAGGTGATCGCCTTCTCCAACGAAGGGGCCCGCTTCGTCTTCGGCGACCTGGTGGAAACCGCGCTGTTCGGGTTTTCCGTGCTGCCGATGATCATATTCGTGTCCTCCATCACTTCGATCCTGTTCTACCTGGGCTGCATCCAGTGGATCGTCCGGCAGATGGCGAGAGTCATGGTACGCGTCATGGGCGCATCGGGGTCGGAGTCCATGGCGGCCGCGGCGAACGTCTATCTCGGCGCCTCGACGGCGCCGCTTGTCATTCTTCCCTACCTGAAGACCATGACCCGCTCGGAGATCATGGCCATGATGACTTCCGGCATGGCGACCGTGGCCGGCTCGGTACTGGCCGCCTATGTAGCCCTGGGCGCCGACGCGGGCCACCTCCTGGCCGCATCGCTCATGTCGGCGCCGGCCGCGCTGGTCGTCGCCAAGATCATGACGCCCGAGACCGAGACTTCCCGCACCCTGGGCGTGGTGACCGTAGACGTTCCGAAACCGGGAGTCAACTTCGTCGACGCGGCCTGCAGCGGCGCGTCGGACGGGTTGAGACTGGCCTTGAACGTGGCGGCCATGCTCATCGTGGCGATTGCTTTCGTCAGCCTGTTCAACTGGGCGGTAGGGCTAGCTCCCCACCTGGGCGGCGCGCCACTGTCCCTCGAGCGTATCCTGGGTTGGGCCTGCGCGCCGCTGGCCCTGCTGATGGGCGTGTCCTGGGAAGACGCCCAGGCGGTGGGCATGCTGATCGGCAAGAAGACCATCCTGAACGAATTCCTGGCCTACCAGGACCTGAGCACGATGCGGGAACAGCTATCGGAGCGTTCTTTCACCATCGCCACCTACGCGCTGTGCAGCTTCGCAAACTTCGGGACCATCGCGATCATGATCGGGGGGATCGGCGGATTGGT